One part of the Neisseria zalophi genome encodes these proteins:
- a CDS encoding pentapeptide repeat-containing protein codes for MPDFLKESNGIWTLIVLLISAPVAYVVWQFRDQNAVHQIENQRKDVNLKEFHKIAEWVSGLHLVEDKIIEKTKPSEQPNNETKDTESEQTLSETHLTIENAREYGQAGAKRHLPSHSREDGAVGLQVAAVYMLRPFYCGEHGDDFRKPALNLLTAAWLALFKQVEKNKTCAEKLSKSPLGIALTEVLLADGGTHLRYHSEVFPNLYLPYLDLHLPGLEKGVLSVFQGMKCSGIQLYGAHLEGAHLKGADLVGAHLEGAHLKGADLVGADLVGAHLEGADLEGADLEGADLVGTHLEEAHLEEAHLEGAYLRKAHLEGAILWGAHLEGAHLEGAHLEGAHLEGAHLEGAHLEGAHLEGAHLEGAHLEGAHLEEAILCGAHLEGAHLSGIYLQRANLRMAKLEETNFFPLNVQYLEQVIWTGALIRPNDANYIKEKAKLTNVDWIVLPSLVLSFDHDVVEYENAKFVFSNRALDYSITHTLPIEESKDEVLEELRRLNPYWNITIDDSDIPKWIQMIDQFS; via the coding sequence ATGCCGGACTTTTTAAAAGAAAGCAATGGTATTTGGACTTTGATTGTTTTATTGATTTCGGCGCCGGTAGCCTATGTAGTATGGCAGTTCCGAGACCAAAATGCCGTGCATCAGATTGAAAACCAACGCAAAGACGTTAATCTGAAAGAGTTTCATAAAATTGCCGAATGGGTAAGCGGTTTGCATTTGGTGGAAGATAAAATTATCGAAAAAACCAAACCCAGCGAGCAGCCAAATAATGAAACAAAGGATACCGAATCGGAGCAAACCTTATCAGAAACACATTTAACCATTGAAAACGCTCGGGAATACGGCCAAGCAGGGGCAAAACGCCATTTGCCCAGCCATAGCCGCGAAGACGGGGCGGTCGGTTTACAAGTGGCGGCAGTGTATATGCTGCGCCCTTTTTATTGCGGCGAACATGGGGATGATTTTCGTAAACCTGCATTAAACCTGCTAACAGCGGCATGGTTGGCTTTATTTAAACAGGTTGAGAAAAATAAAACTTGTGCTGAAAAATTAAGCAAAAGTCCGTTGGGAATTGCTTTGACCGAAGTATTGTTAGCCGATGGTGGTACGCATCTTCGCTATCATTCGGAGGTATTTCCTAATCTGTATTTGCCTTATTTAGATTTGCATTTGCCCGGTTTGGAAAAGGGTGTCTTGAGTGTGTTTCAAGGAATGAAGTGTTCTGGGATACAGTTATATGGTGCTCATTTGGAGGGAGCTCATTTGAAGGGAGCTGATTTGGTGGGAGCTCATTTGGAGGGAGCTCATTTGAAGGGAGCTGATTTGGTGGGAGCTGATTTGGTGGGAGCTCATTTGGAGGGAGCTGATTTGGAGGGAGCTGATTTGGAGGGAGCTGATTTGGTGGGAACTCATTTGGAGGAAGCTCATTTGGAGGAAGCTCATTTGGAGGGAGCTTATTTGAGGAAAGCTCATTTAGAGGGAGCAATTTTGTGGGGAGCTCATTTGGAGGGAGCTCATCTGGAGGGAGCTCATCTGGAGGGAGCTCATCTGGAGGGAGCTCATCTGGAGGGAGCTCATCTGGAGGGAGCTCATCTGGAGGGAGCCCATTTGGAGGGAGCCCATTTGGAGGGAGCCCATTTGGAGGAAGCAATTTTGTGTGGAGCTCATTTGGAAGGAGCTCATTTGTCAGGTATTTATTTGCAAAGGGCTAATTTACGGATGGCTAAATTGGAGGAGACTAACTTTTTCCCATTAAACGTTCAATATTTGGAGCAAGTAATTTGGACAGGTGCATTAATCAGGCCAAATGATGCAAATTATATAAAAGAAAAAGCTAAATTAACGAATGTTGATTGGATAGTACTACCAAGTCTAGTATTGTCATTTGATCATGATGTTGTTGAATATGAAAATGCTAAATTTGTATTTAGTAATCGAGCACTAGATTATTCAATAACACATACTTTACCGATAGAAGAAAGCAAAGATGAAGTATTGGAAGAACTTCGTCGATTAAATCCATATTGGAATATCACTATAGACGATTCAGATATTCCTAAATGGATACAGATGATTGATCAATTTTCCTAA
- a CDS encoding quinone-dependent dihydroorotate dehydrogenase yields the protein MYSFIRPLLFKADPEKSHYLALHSLNYAYRLGVLPKVSPQTHPVQLMGLTLPNPVGLAAGLDKNGEYIDALAALGFGFIEVGTVTPRPQSGNPQPRLFRLPEHKAIINRMGFNNHGIDAMIRNITQSRYQGILGINIGKNADTPIERAADDYLICLEKAYPHASYITVNISSPNTKNLRDLQGGNELAALLGKLKDKQQQLAAAAGHYVPLAVKIAPDLEDNQIADIAEVAVQTEMDAVIATNTTIDKTILGAHPLAQEQGGLSGEPVREKSNRVLAQLAHDLAGKLPIIGVGGIGSGEDAVEKMRLGATAVQLYSGLIYQGPDLVKACLKACV from the coding sequence ATGTATTCATTTATCCGCCCTTTATTATTTAAAGCAGACCCTGAAAAATCGCATTACCTAGCATTACACAGCTTAAATTATGCTTACCGTTTAGGTGTATTGCCTAAAGTCAGCCCGCAAACCCACCCCGTGCAACTGATGGGGCTTACCCTGCCCAATCCGGTCGGGCTGGCGGCCGGTTTGGATAAAAACGGCGAATATATTGATGCGCTGGCGGCACTCGGTTTCGGATTTATCGAAGTCGGCACCGTGACCCCGCGCCCGCAAAGCGGCAATCCGCAGCCGCGCTTATTCCGCCTGCCCGAACACAAAGCGATTATCAACCGCATGGGCTTTAATAATCACGGTATCGACGCCATGATCCGCAACATTACCCAAAGCCGCTATCAAGGCATTCTCGGTATCAATATCGGTAAAAATGCCGACACCCCGATAGAACGGGCGGCAGATGATTATCTGATTTGCTTGGAAAAAGCCTATCCCCACGCCAGCTATATCACCGTGAATATTTCCTCGCCCAACACCAAAAACCTGCGCGACTTACAAGGCGGCAACGAATTGGCGGCATTATTGGGCAAATTAAAAGACAAACAGCAACAGCTTGCCGCCGCAGCTGGCCATTATGTGCCGCTGGCGGTGAAAATCGCGCCGGATTTGGAAGACAACCAAATTGCCGACATTGCCGAAGTAGCGGTACAAACCGAAATGGATGCGGTGATTGCCACCAATACCACCATTGATAAAACCATCTTAGGCGCACATCCGTTGGCGCAAGAACAAGGTGGTTTGAGTGGTGAACCGGTGCGGGAAAAAAGCAACCGTGTGTTGGCGCAACTTGCTCATGATCTTGCAGGCAAGCTGCCGATTATCGGGGTTGGCGGAATTGGCAGCGGCGAAGATGCCGTAGAAAAAATGCGTTTGGGCGCAACCGCCGTTCAGCTATACAGCGGCTTGATTTATCAAGGGCCAGACTTGGTGAAAGCGTGCTTGAAAGCCTGCGTTTAA
- the polA gene encoding DNA polymerase I produces the protein MSQTLLLVDGSSYLYRAFHAMAPLTAPDGTPTGALYGVLNMLRRLRADYVHDYCAVVFDAKGKNFRHELYPDYKATRPPMPDELRPQAEMLPDLVRLMGWPVLVVPDVEADDVIGTLAKQGEAEGWDVVISTGDKDMAQLVSQHVTLVNTMSNETLDTEGVQNKFGVRPDQIIDYLALMGDKVDNVPGVEKCGPKTAAKWLAQYGSLQNVMDHAAEIKGKVGEHLQAALPQLPLSYQLVTIKTDLDLHSELSDGLESLRRTTPKWSQLAVEFKRLNFRTWLKEAEERLHEGNGDLFGAAHIGEQAALAEEKPSKNTPAIAEAPAKLDYQAVTTEARFADLLTKLAKAEAIGIDTETTSLDAMQAQLVGISIAFQPGEAVYIPLGHTPTAVPEQLDLHNVLGRLKPHLENPALKKIGQNLKYDQHIFANYDIALNGIGGDAMLASYILESHLGHGLDELAERHLGLPTITYESLCGKGAKQISFADVALEQAVEYAAQDADFALRIESHLLQQMDDKQRDMYQNMELPVAQVLFMMERNGVLIDKNELTQQSHELGSELLALETEAYEIAGQPFNLNSPKQLQEILFGKMGIPTKGLKKTAGGGISTNEAVLEQLALDYPLPKIILQNRSLAKLKSTYTDKLPEMINPQTGRVHTTYAQAVVITGRLASSNPNLQNIPIRTEEGRRVRRAFTAPEGSRIVSADYSQIELRIMAHLSGDKTLLDAFQNGEDIHRRTAAEVFGVSPESVNAEQRRYAKTINFGLIYGMGQYGLAKSLGIDNLSAKNFIDRYFARYPGVADYMQRIKEQAAREGFVETLFGRRLYLPDIHAKNANRRAGAERVAINAPMQGTASDLIKRAMIDVADWLVSDGLKSKLIMQVHDELVLEVPEAELAAVEQKLPAIMAAVADGKLSVPLVAEVGTGANWEEAH, from the coding sequence ATGTCTCAAACCCTACTTCTTGTTGACGGTTCTTCCTATCTTTATCGCGCTTTTCACGCTATGGCACCGCTTACCGCGCCCGACGGCACGCCCACCGGCGCCCTATACGGCGTACTCAATATGCTGCGCCGCCTGCGTGCTGATTATGTGCACGATTATTGTGCGGTAGTGTTTGATGCCAAAGGCAAAAACTTCCGCCACGAGCTCTATCCCGACTACAAAGCCACGCGCCCGCCGATGCCTGATGAATTGCGCCCGCAGGCGGAAATGTTGCCCGACTTGGTGCGGCTGATGGGCTGGCCGGTATTGGTGGTGCCCGATGTCGAGGCCGATGACGTTATCGGCACCTTAGCCAAACAGGGCGAAGCCGAAGGGTGGGACGTGGTGATTTCCACCGGCGATAAAGACATGGCGCAGCTTGTGAGCCAACACGTTACCCTAGTCAACACCATGAGCAATGAAACGCTCGACACCGAAGGCGTGCAAAACAAATTCGGCGTGCGCCCCGATCAGATTATTGACTATCTGGCCTTAATGGGCGACAAAGTGGATAACGTGCCCGGCGTTGAAAAATGCGGCCCCAAAACCGCCGCCAAATGGCTGGCGCAATACGGCAGCTTGCAAAACGTGATGGATCATGCCGCCGAAATCAAAGGTAAAGTAGGCGAACACCTACAAGCCGCGCTGCCGCAATTGCCGCTTTCTTATCAATTGGTGACCATCAAAACCGACCTTGATTTGCATAGCGAACTTTCAGACGGCCTCGAAAGCCTGCGCCGCACTACGCCGAAATGGTCGCAACTGGCCGTTGAGTTCAAGCGCCTCAATTTCCGCACATGGCTGAAAGAAGCCGAAGAGCGGCTACACGAAGGCAACGGCGATTTATTCGGCGCCGCCCATATTGGTGAACAGGCTGCTTTAGCCGAAGAGAAGCCTTCTAAAAACACTCCCGCGATTGCCGAAGCCCCAGCAAAGCTTGATTATCAGGCCGTAACCACAGAAGCCCGCTTTGCCGATTTATTAACCAAACTGGCAAAAGCCGAAGCCATCGGTATCGACACCGAAACCACCAGCCTAGACGCAATGCAGGCGCAGTTGGTCGGCATCAGCATTGCCTTTCAGCCCGGCGAAGCCGTTTATATTCCTTTGGGGCATACGCCCACTGCCGTGCCCGAACAACTGGATTTACATAATGTATTAGGCCGTCTGAAACCGCACCTTGAAAACCCCGCCCTCAAAAAAATCGGCCAAAACCTCAAATACGACCAACACATCTTTGCCAACTACGATATCGCCCTCAACGGCATCGGCGGCGATGCCATGCTGGCTTCCTATATTCTCGAAAGCCATTTGGGGCACGGCTTGGACGAACTGGCCGAACGCCATTTAGGCTTGCCGACCATCACCTACGAATCCCTATGCGGCAAAGGCGCCAAGCAAATCAGCTTTGCCGATGTTGCGCTGGAGCAGGCGGTCGAATATGCCGCCCAAGATGCCGATTTCGCCCTGCGTATCGAAAGCCATCTGCTGCAACAAATGGACGACAAACAGCGCGATATGTATCAAAACATGGAGCTGCCCGTTGCCCAAGTGCTGTTTATGATGGAGCGCAACGGCGTATTGATTGATAAAAACGAATTAACGCAACAAAGCCACGAATTAGGCAGCGAACTATTGGCATTGGAAACCGAAGCCTACGAAATCGCCGGCCAGCCGTTTAACCTCAATTCCCCCAAACAGCTGCAAGAAATCCTCTTCGGCAAAATGGGCATTCCCACCAAAGGGCTCAAAAAAACCGCCGGCGGCGGCATTTCCACCAATGAAGCCGTGCTCGAACAATTGGCACTCGACTACCCGCTGCCGAAAATCATTCTGCAAAACCGCAGTTTGGCCAAACTCAAATCGACCTACACCGACAAACTGCCCGAAATGATTAACCCCCAAACCGGCCGCGTTCACACCACTTACGCCCAAGCCGTCGTGATTACCGGACGGCTCGCCAGCAGCAATCCTAACCTGCAAAACATCCCCATCCGCACTGAAGAAGGCCGCCGCGTGCGCCGAGCCTTTACCGCGCCCGAAGGCAGCCGGATTGTATCCGCCGACTATTCCCAAATCGAATTGCGCATTATGGCGCACCTCAGCGGCGATAAAACCCTGCTCGACGCCTTCCAAAACGGCGAAGACATTCACCGCCGCACCGCTGCCGAAGTGTTCGGTGTATCCCCCGAAAGCGTAAACGCCGAGCAGCGCCGCTATGCCAAAACCATCAACTTTGGCCTGATATACGGCATGGGGCAGTATGGCTTGGCCAAATCCTTAGGCATCGACAACCTTTCCGCCAAAAACTTTATCGACCGCTATTTCGCCCGCTATCCCGGCGTGGCCGATTATATGCAGCGCATTAAAGAGCAGGCCGCCCGCGAGGGCTTTGTCGAAACCCTGTTTGGCCGCCGCCTCTATCTGCCCGATATACACGCCAAAAACGCCAACCGCCGCGCCGGCGCCGAACGCGTCGCCATTAACGCCCCCATGCAGGGCACCGCTTCCGACCTGATTAAACGCGCCATGATTGATGTGGCCGACTGGTTGGTTTCAGACGGCCTCAAAAGCAAGCTGATTATGCAGGTGCATGATGAATTGGTATTGGAAGTGCCCGAAGCCGAATTAGCCGCCGTCGAGCAAAAACTACCCGCCATAATGGCCGCCGTAGCCGATGGCAAACTGTCGGTGCCGCTGGTGGCCGAAGTGGGTACGGGGGCGAATTGGGAAGAAGCGCATTGA
- the dinG gene encoding ATP-dependent DNA helicase DinG has translation MLTDLEKTAIREHYQNIGKNLPNFRPRAAQREMIAAVANAFSRTQTRAEGGEAPQREGESIVVIEGPTGVGKSLAYLLAGGIMAQTRNKRLIVSSATVALQEQLIDRDLPFLVAQSGLELTFALAKGRGRYLCPYKLYQLTQNNAQQNLLGFEAPTVLWDSKPKPEDLKLLHDLSDAFSARRFNGDRDTWPEKIDDTLWAKVNNDNYGCLKAACPNRPECPFYLARDTLETVDVVVTNHDLLMVDISMGGGVILPAPENSFYCIDEAHHLPKKALNQFAAEHSWNQAVWVMEKLPALTDKIAAVADKAELANLADEAAASLLESLQEWQFHLAEEPALRPSESNESVWLWQDGKIPEALALTVSNTAVAARSLYKHINSLNDALAAARRDKEQDSAQIDRLSTELGVFRARVEQINDTWDLLATVPAEEEAPLAKWISRRIGDKNDYIFHASPISSAAYLANNLWRKAAGAVLTSATLQSLGSFNLILRQTGLQWLPETTTLALESPFDFDAQGELYIPPLSASPKDPAAHTAAIVEWLPKLISAEEAIGTLVLFSSRKQMQDVALRLPADYLPLLLVQGEQPKAVLLQKHHQAISDGRASIIFGLDSFAEGLDLPGIACVQVIIAKLPFSMPDNPIEKTQNRWIEQRGGNPFIEITVPEASIKLVQAVGRLIRTEQDYGRVTILDNRVKTQNYGRQMLACLPPFKRIG, from the coding sequence ATGCTCACCGATTTAGAAAAAACCGCCATCCGCGAACACTACCAAAACATCGGCAAAAACCTGCCGAACTTCCGCCCGCGCGCCGCGCAGCGGGAAATGATAGCCGCGGTTGCCAACGCCTTTTCACGCACGCAAACCCGTGCCGAAGGCGGCGAAGCCCCGCAGCGCGAAGGCGAAAGCATCGTGGTGATAGAAGGGCCCACCGGCGTGGGCAAAAGCTTGGCCTATCTGCTGGCGGGCGGCATTATGGCGCAAACGCGCAACAAACGGCTGATAGTGAGCAGCGCCACCGTTGCCCTGCAAGAACAGCTTATCGATCGCGACCTGCCCTTTTTAGTTGCCCAAAGCGGGTTGGAACTCACCTTTGCACTGGCCAAAGGCCGCGGGCGCTACCTCTGCCCCTACAAACTCTACCAACTCACCCAAAACAACGCCCAACAAAACCTGCTCGGCTTCGAAGCCCCCACCGTATTGTGGGACAGCAAACCCAAGCCCGAAGACCTGAAACTGCTGCACGACCTTTCCGACGCCTTTTCCGCGCGCCGCTTTAACGGCGACCGCGACACATGGCCGGAAAAAATCGACGACACCCTCTGGGCAAAAGTCAATAACGACAACTACGGCTGCCTGAAAGCCGCCTGCCCCAACCGCCCCGAGTGCCCGTTTTACCTTGCCCGCGACACCCTCGAAACCGTAGACGTGGTCGTAACCAACCATGACTTGCTGATGGTCGATATCAGCATGGGCGGCGGCGTGATTCTGCCCGCCCCCGAAAACAGCTTCTACTGCATCGACGAAGCGCACCACCTGCCCAAAAAAGCCCTCAACCAATTTGCCGCCGAACACTCATGGAACCAAGCCGTGTGGGTGATGGAAAAGCTTCCCGCCCTCACCGACAAAATCGCCGCCGTTGCCGACAAAGCGGAGCTGGCCAACCTTGCCGACGAAGCTGCCGCCTCACTACTCGAAAGCCTGCAAGAATGGCAGTTTCACTTAGCCGAAGAACCGGCACTGAGGCCGTCTGAAAGCAACGAATCGGTATGGCTCTGGCAAGACGGCAAAATCCCCGAAGCGCTCGCCTTAACCGTATCCAATACCGCCGTTGCCGCCCGCAGCCTCTACAAACACATCAACAGCCTCAACGATGCCCTAGCCGCCGCCCGCCGCGACAAAGAACAAGACAGCGCGCAAATCGACCGCCTCAGCACCGAGCTCGGCGTTTTCCGCGCCCGTGTCGAACAAATCAACGACACATGGGATTTACTCGCCACCGTACCGGCCGAAGAAGAAGCCCCGCTCGCCAAGTGGATAAGCCGCCGCATCGGCGACAAAAACGATTATATTTTCCACGCCAGCCCCATCAGCAGCGCCGCCTATCTCGCCAACAATCTATGGCGCAAAGCCGCCGGCGCCGTGCTCACCTCCGCCACCCTGCAATCGCTCGGCAGCTTCAACCTGATTCTGCGCCAAACCGGCCTGCAATGGCTGCCCGAAACCACCACGCTGGCACTGGAAAGCCCGTTTGATTTCGACGCACAAGGCGAGCTCTATATTCCGCCGCTGAGCGCCAGCCCCAAAGACCCGGCCGCCCACACCGCCGCCATTGTCGAATGGCTGCCGAAGCTGATTTCCGCCGAAGAAGCCATCGGCACATTGGTTTTATTTTCTTCGCGCAAACAAATGCAAGATGTCGCCCTGCGCCTACCGGCCGATTATCTGCCCTTATTATTGGTACAGGGCGAACAGCCCAAAGCCGTATTGCTGCAAAAACACCATCAGGCCATTTCAGACGGCCGCGCCAGCATTATTTTCGGCCTCGACAGCTTCGCCGAAGGCTTAGACCTGCCCGGCATCGCCTGCGTACAGGTGATTATTGCCAAACTGCCGTTTTCCATGCCCGACAACCCGATTGAAAAAACCCAAAACCGTTGGATTGAGCAGCGCGGCGGCAATCCCTTTATTGAAATCACCGTGCCCGAAGCCAGTATCAAACTGGTGCAGGCGGTCGGACGGCTAATCCGCACCGAACAAGACTACGGCCGCGTGACCATACTCGACAACCGTGTGAAAACACAAAACTACGGCAGACAGATGCTTGCCTGTCTGCCGCCGTTTAAGAGGATCGGGTGA
- the rsgA gene encoding ribosome small subunit-dependent GTPase A, translating into MPETAQITASYGRRYIVRTQEGSTFDATTRKKRVDFACGDWVHIQLINGEQAVIEDFLPRKSLLYRQDNWKTKLIAANVDKLFIVTAASPAPNEMLLQRALLAAEAAGIEAVIVLNKADLPESQSWYEKFRFYESLGYPVVQTRALESADVLRPLMQGRTNIFLGQSGMGKSTLTNALLGSDTARVGEISTALDSGKHTTTHARLYDVNAETKLIDSPGLQEFGLHHLEVSILLQYFPDMRHLIGQCRFHNCTHRAEPGCAVKAAAEAGDIRKERVAFLQRITDELLRSS; encoded by the coding sequence ATGCCCGAAACCGCCCAAATCACCGCCAGCTATGGCCGGCGCTATATTGTCCGCACGCAGGAGGGGAGCACGTTTGATGCGACAACCCGCAAAAAGCGTGTCGATTTTGCCTGCGGTGATTGGGTGCATATCCAGTTAATCAATGGCGAACAGGCGGTAATCGAGGATTTTCTGCCGCGCAAAAGCCTGCTTTATCGGCAGGATAATTGGAAAACCAAGCTGATTGCGGCGAATGTCGATAAGCTGTTTATTGTAACGGCGGCCTCGCCTGCGCCCAATGAAATGTTGTTGCAGCGGGCGTTGCTGGCTGCCGAAGCGGCGGGCATTGAAGCGGTTATTGTGTTAAACAAGGCCGATTTGCCCGAATCGCAAAGCTGGTATGAGAAATTTAGGTTTTATGAGTCTTTGGGCTATCCGGTGGTGCAAACCCGTGCGCTGGAAAGTGCCGATGTGCTCAGGCCGCTGATGCAGGGGCGTACCAATATTTTTTTGGGGCAGAGCGGCATGGGTAAATCTACGCTTACCAATGCGCTGTTGGGCAGCGATACCGCCCGCGTCGGCGAAATTTCAACCGCCCTTGATTCGGGCAAACACACAACCACGCATGCGCGTTTGTATGATGTGAATGCGGAAACCAAGCTGATTGATTCGCCGGGTTTGCAGGAATTCGGGCTGCATCATCTTGAAGTCAGTATCTTGTTGCAGTATTTCCCCGATATGCGCCATCTGATCGGGCAGTGCCGTTTTCACAATTGCACCCATCGTGCGGAGCCGGGTTGCGCGGTTAAAGCAGCGGCGGAAGCGGGCGATATCCGCAAGGAGCGCGTGGCGTTTTTACAGCGGATAACCGATGAATTGCTGCGTTCGTCGTAA
- a CDS encoding YadA family autotransporter adhesin, with amino-acid sequence MNQNIKTACKKSKQQIIAASVAAVLLGFAAQAQAEMVGPYLGIKSTPGGVAGNANGEGAKGRYSIAAGINAEATDQGSIAVGTNTQSTKNGSIAIGPISKSTGVSSTAVGNLSQAVNNADTAVGRQALASGGSSTALGQNAKATNNYSIAVGSDAKGEGRLSTSIGTRSQASGQSSIALGTSAQSTQIASTSIGAGSKATAVAATALGNSAKATGAAAIALGRNANASSANSIAQGTGAQATALNAVAIGTGANASHPGSVALGSASRTAAPVGTNTATVGGLTYGGFAGTAPVGTVSVGSAGAERTVTNVAAGRITATSTDAINGSQLYRVAEQVNKNAGDITNINNKITNIGGNVDALRNRVDDMDKDLRAGIAGATAIGFLQRPNEPGKSLVSAAVGGYKDEQAFAFGYAHNSDNNKWSTKFGVGLNTRKDVNWGASLGYQW; translated from the coding sequence ATGAACCAAAACATAAAAACTGCCTGCAAAAAATCCAAGCAGCAAATTATTGCTGCTTCAGTTGCCGCTGTTTTATTGGGATTTGCCGCCCAAGCTCAAGCTGAGATGGTTGGGCCTTATTTAGGTATTAAATCAACCCCGGGTGGTGTTGCCGGTAACGCTAATGGTGAAGGTGCAAAAGGGCGCTATTCAATTGCGGCCGGTATTAATGCCGAGGCAACCGATCAAGGCTCGATTGCTGTGGGTACTAATACCCAGTCTACTAAAAATGGCTCAATTGCCATCGGCCCTATATCAAAATCTACCGGTGTGTCATCTACTGCGGTAGGTAATTTGTCGCAAGCGGTAAACAATGCCGATACTGCAGTCGGCCGTCAGGCATTGGCAAGCGGTGGTTCAAGCACTGCTCTGGGTCAAAATGCTAAGGCTACCAACAACTATAGTATTGCCGTTGGTTCGGATGCTAAAGGTGAAGGCCGCTTGTCTACTTCAATCGGTACCCGTTCACAAGCTAGCGGACAATCTTCTATTGCTTTAGGTACATCTGCCCAATCTACTCAAATCGCTTCAACCAGTATCGGTGCCGGTTCGAAAGCTACTGCAGTAGCTGCAACCGCATTGGGTAACAGTGCAAAAGCGACCGGTGCCGCAGCAATTGCGCTCGGACGTAATGCCAACGCTTCTTCTGCAAACAGTATTGCTCAAGGTACCGGTGCGCAAGCGACTGCATTGAATGCCGTTGCTATCGGTACAGGTGCAAATGCATCTCATCCTGGCTCTGTTGCTTTGGGTAGTGCTTCCAGAACAGCTGCTCCTGTTGGTACGAATACTGCAACTGTTGGCGGTTTGACTTATGGTGGCTTTGCCGGTACAGCTCCGGTTGGTACGGTTAGTGTCGGTTCTGCCGGTGCGGAACGTACGGTAACTAATGTTGCAGCTGGTCGTATTACTGCAACCAGCACCGATGCAATTAATGGTAGCCAACTGTACCGTGTGGCTGAGCAAGTGAATAAAAATGCCGGTGATATTACCAATATCAACAACAAGATTACCAATATCGGTGGCAATGTAGATGCATTGAGAAACCGTGTTGATGATATGGATAAAGACTTACGTGCCGGTATTGCCGGAGCGACTGCTATCGGTTTCTTACAACGTCCGAATGAGCCGGGTAAGAGCTTGGTATCTGCTGCAGTTGGCGGCTATAAAGACGAACAGGCATTTGCATTCGGATATGCCCATAATTCGGATAACAATAAATGGTCGACTAAGTTTGGTGTTGGCTTAAATACCCGTAAAGATGTTAACTGGGGTGCCAGCCTGGGCTACCAGTGGTAA
- the truC gene encoding tRNA pseudouridine(65) synthase TruC yields MLEILYQDHLCIAVNKPAGMLVHRSWLDRHETRFVMQTLRDQVGRHVFPVHRLDRPTSGVLLFAFDSDSARVLTQQFEQKSIQKTYWAVVRGHLHGSGRIDYPLKEEADKIADRLADPDKPAQTAITDYRCIAQTEQLFASSRRYPTSRYSWVELVPHTGRKHQLRRHLKHIFHPIVGDTTHGDNAQNRAVAAHTGSTRLMLHARTLVFCSPETGQTVRVSAPVDHAWQQLAAAFGWADILQT; encoded by the coding sequence ATGCTGGAAATCCTTTATCAAGATCATTTGTGTATTGCCGTGAATAAACCGGCCGGTATGTTGGTACACCGAAGCTGGCTCGACCGCCATGAAACCCGTTTTGTGATGCAAACCCTGCGCGACCAAGTCGGCCGCCATGTTTTTCCCGTTCATCGGCTCGACCGCCCGACTTCGGGGGTGTTGTTGTTTGCCTTCGATAGCGACAGTGCGCGCGTTTTAACGCAGCAGTTCGAGCAAAAAAGCATTCAAAAAACCTATTGGGCGGTGGTGCGCGGCCATCTGCACGGAAGCGGCCGCATTGATTATCCGCTGAAAGAAGAGGCCGATAAAATTGCCGACCGCTTGGCCGATCCGGATAAACCCGCTCAAACCGCTATCACCGATTATCGCTGTATTGCCCAAACCGAGCAGCTGTTTGCGTCGTCGCGCCGTTATCCTACTTCGCGCTATTCATGGGTGGAGCTGGTTCCGCATACGGGGCGCAAGCATCAGTTGCGCCGTCATCTAAAACATATTTTTCACCCGATTGTCGGCGATACCACGCATGGCGACAATGCCCAAAACCGTGCCGTTGCCGCCCATACCGGCAGCACAAGATTAATGCTGCATGCCCGCACGCTGGTGTTTTGTAGCCCGGAAACCGGCCAAACGGTTCGGGTTTCGGCACCTGTTGATCATGCTTGGCAGCAGTTGGCGGCGGCCTTTGGTTGGGCGGATATTTTGCAAACGTGA